Proteins from a single region of Heptranchias perlo isolate sHepPer1 chromosome 34, sHepPer1.hap1, whole genome shotgun sequence:
- the ccnb2 gene encoding G2/mitotic-specific cyclin-B2, giving the protein MALTRRATALRNLENMDPIKPSAKVTVPTRRPALGDLANRVVTRGAEQKKETANVIKPVVSKPKGKALQKKVLKPVVQELKPSVQMVKPLVQAPIPTAPLSPIPMDVSMKEEDLCQAFSGTLLEVEDIDAQDGGNPQLCSQYIKDIYKYLRQLEMQQTIRPHYLEGQEINERMRAILVDWLIQVHSRFHLLQETLYMTLAIMDRFLQNQPVSRKKLQLVAVTAMLLASKYEEMYPPAIGDFVYITDNAYTKTQIKQMEMLILRELDFKLGRPLPLHFLRRASKAGNVDAEKHTLAKYLMELTVIDYSMVHIHPSEIASAALCLSLKVLDQSKWTPVQQYYTGYTEESLHPTMQHIAKNVVKINEGLTKHVAIKNKYASPKLLKISTIPQLKSTIIKELAASLL; this is encoded by the exons GCTCTTCGAAACTTGGAAAATATGGATCCAATCAAACCATCCGCCAAGGTGACTGTACCCACCCGAAGGCCGGCTTTAGGAGACCTGGCGAATCGAGTTGTGAccagaggagcagagcag AAAAAAGAAACAGCTAATGTGATTAAACCAGTGGTGTCCAAACCAAAAGGAAAAGCTTTGCAGAAAAAAGTCTTAAAACCAGTGGTCCAAGAGTTAAAGCCATCAGTTCAGATGGTAAAACCACTGGTTCAGGCCCCCATTCCTACG GCCCCCCTGTCTCCAATTCCTATGGATGTGTCTATGAAAGAGGAAGACCTATGCCAAGCTTTTTCTGGTACCTTATTGGAGGTAGAAGATATTGATGCTCAAGATGGTGGTAATCCTCAGCTGTGCAGTCAATATATAAAAGACATTTACAAATACTTGCGGCAACTGGAG ATGCAGCAAACAATCAGGCCTCATTACCTTGAGGGGCAAGAAATAAATGAACGCATGCGCGCAATCCTGGTTGACTGGCTAATTCAAGTTCATTCAAGATTCCACCTCCTCCAAGAAACTCTCTATATGACCTTGGCTATAATGGATCGTTTTCtgcaa aaCCAGCCAGTTTCTCGCAAAAAGCTCCAATTAGTTGCTGTGACTGCCATGCTGCTAGCTTCCAAGTATGAAGAAATGTATCCACCTGCTATAGGAGACTTTGTTTACATCACAGACAACGCTTATACCAAGACCCAAATCAAACAAATGGAAATGCttattcttagagagcttgacttTAAATTGGGCCGTCCACTTCCACTGCACTTCCTGAGGCGGGCTTCAAAGGCTGGTAAT GTTGATGCTGAGAAACACACTCTTGCAAAGTATCTAATGGAGCTAACAGTTATAGATTATAGCATGGTGCACATCCACCCTTCTGAAATTGCATCAGCTGCACTTTGCCTGTCTCTCAAAGTCTTGGATCAAAGCAAATGG ACACCAGTTCAACAATATTATACTGGCTACACTGAAGAATCATTGCATCCAACTATGCAACACATAGCAAAGAATGTAGTGAAAATTAATGAAGGACTCACTAAGCATGTT gcTATAAAAAACAAATATGCAAGTCCAAAACTACTGAAAATAAGCACCATTCCTCAACTAAAGTCAACAATTATCAAAGAACTGGCTGCTTCCCTACTGTAA